A single Microtus ochrogaster isolate Prairie Vole_2 unplaced genomic scaffold, MicOch1.0 UNK6, whole genome shotgun sequence DNA region contains:
- the Mtfp1 gene encoding mitochondrial fission process protein 1 isoform X1 encodes MSEQQRQGAERDLYRDTWVRYLGYANEVGEAFRSMVPKAVVWLSYGVSSSYVLADAIDKGKKAGEVPSPEAGRGTRVTLAVVDTFVWQSLASVAIPGFTINRLCAASLYVLGSMTRWPLTVRKWTTTTLGLLAIPVIVHPIDRSVDFLLDSSLRKLYPSVGKPSSS; translated from the exons ATGTCGGAGCAGCAACGGCAAGGAGCCGAGCGCGACCTCTACCGGGACACGTGGGTGCGCTACCTGG GCTATGCTAATGAGGTGGGGGAGGCTTTCCGCTCCATGGTGCCCAAAGCTGTGGTGTGGCTGAGCTATGGCGTGTCCAGCTCCTACGTGCTTGCTGATGCCATTGACAAAGGCAAGAAGGCAGGAGAG GTGCCAAGCCCTGAAGCCGGCCGCGGCACCAGAGTGACCCTGGCTGTGGTCGACACCTTTGTGTGGCAGTCTCTGGCCTCCGTGGCCATCCCAGGCTTTACTATCAACCGTCTGTGTGCTGCCTCTCTTTATGTCCTGGGCTCTATGACCCGCTGGCCCCTGACTGTCCGCAAATGGACCACCACCACACTTGGGCTGCTGGCCATCCCCGTCATCGTCCACCCCATTGACAG GTCAGTAGACTTCCTCCTGGATTCCAGCCTGCGTAAACTGTACCCATCGGTGGGGAAGCCCAGCTCCTCCTGA
- the Mtfp1 gene encoding mitochondrial fission process protein 1 isoform X2 produces MSYELPCWRQSTTQKPKGYANEVGEAFRSMVPKAVVWLSYGVSSSYVLADAIDKGKKAGEVPSPEAGRGTRVTLAVVDTFVWQSLASVAIPGFTINRLCAASLYVLGSMTRWPLTVRKWTTTTLGLLAIPVIVHPIDRSVDFLLDSSLRKLYPSVGKPSSS; encoded by the exons ATGAGCTATGAACTTCCTTGTTGGCGTCAGTCCACAACCCAGAAACCAAAAG GCTATGCTAATGAGGTGGGGGAGGCTTTCCGCTCCATGGTGCCCAAAGCTGTGGTGTGGCTGAGCTATGGCGTGTCCAGCTCCTACGTGCTTGCTGATGCCATTGACAAAGGCAAGAAGGCAGGAGAG GTGCCAAGCCCTGAAGCCGGCCGCGGCACCAGAGTGACCCTGGCTGTGGTCGACACCTTTGTGTGGCAGTCTCTGGCCTCCGTGGCCATCCCAGGCTTTACTATCAACCGTCTGTGTGCTGCCTCTCTTTATGTCCTGGGCTCTATGACCCGCTGGCCCCTGACTGTCCGCAAATGGACCACCACCACACTTGGGCTGCTGGCCATCCCCGTCATCGTCCACCCCATTGACAG GTCAGTAGACTTCCTCCTGGATTCCAGCCTGCGTAAACTGTACCCATCGGTGGGGAAGCCCAGCTCCTCCTGA